The following nucleotide sequence is from Solidesulfovibrio carbinolicus.
CGGGCCGGCCACGACCCGGCCCTGGTCCACGATCCCGCCACCGGCCAAACGTCGGAACTCACCTGCAAAGGCCTGATCCTCGGAGCCATAGACGACACCGCTTACGCCACCGGACACCTCACGGACCTCGCCCCGGGCATGATCATCCTCATCGGCTCCGACGGCCTGTGGGAAGCCCGCAACGCCGACGACGAGATGTTCGGCAAGGACCGAACCCGGGCCGTGCTGGCCAAGGCCGCCCCCCTCGGCCCCCAGGCCGTCTGCCAGGCCCTCATGGATGCCCTCGACGCCTTCCGGGGCGAAACGCCGCTGGCTGACGACGTCACCCTGCTGGCCGTGGCCCTGACCGCCCAAACCCCAACCTGATCAAGGAAACCGCCATGCTTGTTAGCGAAAACGACGCCAAGTTCAAATTCTGCCCGCTGCTCAAGACCCACGACGACAAGATGAAATTCTGCCAGGGGACCATGTGCATGATGTGGCGGACTACAGGCGGCGAGTCCGGCTACTGCGGCCTGGCCGGACATCCCGCCGCCGCCGCCGCCTTCGCGTCCTGATGCCGACACCACTCCCGAGGCGCAGTTGAAATGAAAGCTCTCATATCGATAGTGATTTATATTTTTACAATATAACGGCCGTGATGTTGTACATGAGGCCTGAGCCATTAACGAAGCGCTGGCGTCGATAATCGCCCCCGGCTGTTGACGCCAAAGGCGTTTCTGGTAGGCTTCGGGGCCGGCATTCGCCGAGCTCTGACCGCTTTATCGGGATATACCATGCTGCGCGCGCTCATCGTCGACGACGACCCTGTGACCAAACGCTTCCTGGCGGAAATCCTCGCCCCGTTCGCCGTCTGCGAACTGGCCGCCAACGGCCGCGAGGGCCTCGACGCCTTTGCCCGGGCCCTTAGCGACGTCAAGCCCTACGACGTCATCTTCATCGACGTCATGATGCCGGCCATGGACGGCCACCAGGCCCTGGAAGCCATGCGCCACCTGGAACACGAACAACACGTCGGCCCATCCGACGCCGCCAAGGTCATCATGGTCTCGGCCGCCGACGACTCCAGAAACGTCTATCGGGCCTTCTTCCAAGGCCAGGCCCTGTCGTTTCTCCCCAAACCCTTCACCAGCGACGCCGTCCTGGCCGAACTGCGCAAGTTCGACATCATCGACCAGCCCGCCCCCCAAAGGAGCACCGCATGAGCCAGAACCCGGAAAAACGCTTCACACCCCAGGAATTGGCCGCCTTTGACGGAACCGACGGCAAACCCACCTACCTGGCCTACAACGGCGTGGTCTACGACGTCTCCGCCAGCCGCCTGTGGAAAGCCGGCAAA
It contains:
- a CDS encoding response regulator, whose amino-acid sequence is MLRALIVDDDPVTKRFLAEILAPFAVCELAANGREGLDAFARALSDVKPYDVIFIDVMMPAMDGHQALEAMRHLEHEQHVGPSDAAKVIMVSAADDSRNVYRAFFQGQALSFLPKPFTSDAVLAELRKFDIIDQPAPQRSTA